A window of the Theileria parva strain Muguga chromosome 2, complete sequence, whole genome shotgun sequence genome harbors these coding sequences:
- a CDS encoding Ubiquinol-cytochrome C chaperone family protein produces MYFVKYFPNCCDFLISRHGFSKFPIFISTSHNLRNISFCRNFLKVKPRNLSNSLKYFSGLNLKSNDKSNHISSGKCDFTSCYSTTAHNSDKLTHTPNSLAPESDKIEVSDSSKPPFIVFDSMALTFDLDHAIAYTNRVLDDPISDISVSETSKFLIPFPNSDMPRVLEVLTKPFRESYTYEPATTMIQLCVERLENDRLTETFDIGDGFNKRAYFLTLHLWLLYRRALKEAPEGILLKNYLLEICYNVFRDWLFVRKVPEYMFNREFQNTQNHMLKFLLELNKSSEDEDLYPFRLSETIRSLMYENLVSDHTLELLVKYVLRQFMHVSNIDRRHFMNAMFLWADVEPICKPARLLKRPMYQLIKYGGYRGAEVKKIEPQDTKKLS; encoded by the exons atgtattttgtaaaatatttccCTAATTGCTGTGATTTCTTAATTTCTAGACATggtttttcaaaatttccTATTTTCATCTCGACATCGCATAACCTTAGGAACATCTCCTTCTGTCGCAATTTCCTTAAAGTTAAACCCAGAAATCTCTCTAATTccttaaaatatttttctGGATTAAATCTTAAATCAAATGATAAATCAAATCATATATCAAGCGGTAAATGTGATTTCACTTCCTGTTACTCGACTACCGCTCATAACTCTGATAAGTTAACCCATACACCCAACTCATTAGCTCCAG AATCTGATAAAATTGAGGTCTCTGATTCTTCTAAGCCTCCCTTTATTGTTTTTGACTCTATGGCTCTTACTTTCGACCTCGACCATGCTATTGCCTACACCAACCGTGTTTTAGATGATCCCATCAGTGACATTTCTGTTTCTGAGACTTCCAAGTTTCTCATTCCTTTCCCAAACTCTGATATGCCTCGGGTTCTAGAAGTATTGACCAAGCCTTTCAg GGAGAGTTATACCTATGAACCTGCCACCACTATGATTCAGCTTTGTGTAGAACGCCTTGAGAATGACCGACTTACTGAAA cttTTGATATTGGGGATGGTTTTAACAAGAGGGCTTATTTTCTGACTTTACACCTTTGGCTTCTTTACAGGAGAGCACTGAAGGAGGCTCCTGAGGGGATTCTCCTGAAAAATTATCTGCTTGAGATTTGCTATAACGTTTTTAGGGACTGGTTATTTGTTCGGAAG gtTCCCGAGTATATGTTTAATAGGGAGTTTCAGAACACTCAGAACCACATGCTTAAATTTCTTCTTGAGTTGAACAAATCCAGCGAGGATGAGGACCTCTACCCTTTCAGGCTTTCTGAAACCATCCGCAG tcTAATGTACGAGAATCTGGTTTCTGACCACACTCTTGAGCTGCTTGTCAAGTACGTTTTAAGGCAGTTTATGCACGTTTCCAACATTGATAGAAGGCACTTTATGAATGCGATGTTTTTATG GGCTGACGTTGAGCCCATTTGCAAGCCTGCCAGGCTCCTCAAGAGGCCCATGTACCAGCTAATTAAATACGGAG GCTACAGGGGAGCTGAGGTTAAGAAGATTGAACCTCAAGATACAAAGAAACTATCCTAA
- a CDS encoding putative integral membrane protein, whose amino-acid sequence MAVDNMLTSPLLDEDSSSYDTSFSSSSISQTDRLILSADDSIESLIDHGRPELNNVDTSTICKNYFYGQLANVMKSAIWWSMIGVLIKNFTSSYYGLSVTRSIFNLSLVLGSFISNLIAEVVNIRKLLCFTTLCRLMIWSVLVPLFYTLSYLYDKMNYYWIFFVSLMLVDGFQISLSNTVDLDYEGIDRMSHQYNILIPDNLHQYMNNVYQLVFDFSFILISVPISIIIFLIDRFTSFDNKFVLLFVFNVTFMILSLASLSFYIFGMPIIRSTNYLAYSRNINLTFFSVMEEFCSKLRHVKDGFRIIYSRQYLFRNLLYFSFETSYENSIFLLIIPLICYNNIWFGDMNICGINLFAVCLISMCKLGTSIYGIYVTYKIKNNANHNLYISRKNTILRCLVFSSLSILLLPGVLLVQRYCPIKWVSLAVLVLGLFLFFTFTTLPKINYSSILQYNISNHPLSYKLFDFVGTFITLVDALVIYSLSYVFRLPNDEVTFSHILTYAGAIYIVYTLIQITLEVFKPL is encoded by the exons ATGGCCGTAGATAACATGTTAACGTCACCCCTTTTGGACGAAGATTCCTCTTCTTATGACACTTCATTCTCATCCAGTAGTATATCGCAGACAGACCGACTGATCTTGTCAGCTGATGACTCTATCGAATCCTTGATAGATCACGGTCGCCCAgagttaaataatgtagATACCTCAACgatatgtaaaaattatttctacGGCCAACTGGCAAATGTAATGAAATCAGCAATTTGGTGGAGTATGATTGGAGTACTGATCAAAAACTTCACCTCTTCATACTATGGCTTATCAGTTACGCgttcaatttttaatttgtcTCTAGTTCTAGGGTCCTTCATATCGAATTTAATTGCAGAA gTTGTTAACATTAGAAAGCTGCTGTGTTTTACTACTTTGTGCAGATTAATGATATGGTCAGTTCTAGTCCCTCTGTTCTACACACTGTCAT attTATATGACAAGATGAACTATTATTGGATATTCTTTGTGAGTCTGATGCTTGTTGATGGCTTCCAGATATCCCTGTCCAACACCGTTGACCTAGACTATGAAGGAATTGACAGGATGTCGCACCAGTACAACATCCTGATCCCAGATAACCTGCACCAGTATATGAACAATGTCTACCAACTAGTGTTTGACTTCTCTTTCATCTTGATATCAGTCCCAATCTCAATCATAATATTTCTAATAGATAGATTCACGTCCTTTGACA acaAGTTCGTGCTTCTATTTGTTTTTAACGTGACTTTTATGATTTTATCGCTGGCTTCGCTGTCCTTTTACATCTTCGGGATGCCAATAATACGGTCCACCAACTACTTGGCGTACTCTAGGAACATAAACCTGACTTTTTTCTCAGTTATGGAGGAGTTCTGCAGCAAGCTCCGCCATGTCAAGGACGGATTTAGGATAATATACTCCAGGCAGTACTTGTTCAGGAATCTTTTGTATTTCTCCTTCGAAACATCTTACGAAAACTCCATCTTTCTCCTCATCATACCCCTCATAT GTTATAATAACATTTGGTTTGGAGACATGAACATCTGTGGAATTAACTTGTTTGCAGTGTGTCTGATATCGATGTGTAAGCTGGGGACAAGCATATATGGGATCTACGTGACGTACAAAATCAAAAACAACGCGAACCATAACCTGTACATTTCTAGGAAGAACACTATTCTTAG atGTTTGGTTTTCAGTAGTTTGAGCATACTGTTGTTGCCTGGAGTGTTGTTAGTTCAAAGGTACTGTCCCATCAAGTGGGTTTCGCTGGCTGTCTTGGTCCTGGGGTTGTTTTTGTTCTTCACCTTCACGACTCTCCCCAAGATCAACTACTCGTCAATACTCCAGTACAACATTTCCAACCATCCGCTGTCTTACAAGCTGTTCGACTTTGTGGGGACGTTCATAACGCTGGTTGACGCTCTCGTCATATACTCGCTCTCCTACGTGTTCAGGCTTCCAAACGACGAGGTCACCTTCAGCCACATACTCACGTATGCTGGTGCCATATACATAGTGTATACTCTTATACAAATCACATTAGAAGTTTTTAAGCCACTGTAA
- the PAN2 gene encoding Exonuclease family protein, giving the protein MQYGFLKYDEWNDLIWIYNSISGSVTYNISGSLIGLNPEDKSIKHIHSLPQNTGPYSVSDDFNCYCGCFDNSIHSLAVYEEYLLVGKSKDLFVVSKDGYRSMKVLCSPAKEEITYGNTRHISCALFPTSKNDPKIVLSNNSDELFFIDPFKGQVKSKLNAQIENSTLEYRDKITSISDFMSNQSSSYCYYSYQPEYPTYETTDYTSAQYPSDYKNQDPSCEQYTPSTSNDSPSHGDKPAFSFRTIAEKYGDISSIPEFVPSSYSFTSLSNQNSYEQNNPNGYYPSQSFGYKPDNFCTYGTGFTSNRVPPTKAFVERANGAITLECILSEMKPSNTLQNDFVDSTCIGTCSGILHVVDNRINRIVSSVSSHSNPVYSISASNNTIATTSCTLQPLPNPYWYPYQYNAQSSSCSGCMTLFDPVLCLYDIRMMKSFSMIFHRPLSRVFIVPKSDRLFALSPDGNIFDLKISTLEYKMAREQTMNSCLQYGLGVVGNSAGDTLDVFMSDSSYNFESLRFPNELKEDFGFNRENLPRNLSEIPISQSREFNNTPFASMVGTFDGDVAHIFVQMFFFLPKLSSIQYHICELSNCITCQIGFGLHNLQVYYDNNKETSKDTTSDSKIRKFSNNLLYVTQLQELMLIENQPTLKTPIHLFLWVLEKMSTEMHNYYNKNNLKVTTSLIKDLFSFSKKTFSRCLSYNHVNVVVNVGNYCVDYYEITDTPKSDTTQSDNISMDFCKDCNKVVECIVDVEYLSSPNILIIDFINYRVENIPREMDFNDHKYTLECFYFTLPPENLHYRSLACIKLPPKYKTEEYNWILINDGIVMYVDDNDDVFNFTKNWKILLFAIYTKNSTEQSDDDKDHNENFNGIEEIIPCANVENNIISIKNRLVPLPCPTKSIPVPPYILLSEHNIAHNPLAHNKIKTFTPISIHELNLIQESSFMFALDIEYVKTDLKNTPVNDTSNEKSSFILNEDENNYLYSLARVTAIRANDDNLHGIPFLDHYILNNKPPKDYNTRFSGIRSGDLELKSSLHWLTTQKMIYLKLRYLIDNGCKIIGHGLEQDLRILNICVPSENVIDTLELFWIPGKRYMSLQFLSYHILNQKIQVSEHNSIEDAKTSLHLYRFYLNHKDNIKSIIKNLYDVGYKTNWKVD; this is encoded by the exons atgCAATACGGGTTTTTAAAGTATGATGAATGGAACGACTTAATTTGGATATACAACTCCATCTCTGGTTCTGTAACATATAACATATCAGGCTCTTTAATCGGTCTAAACCCCGAGGACAAGTCTATTAAACACATACATAGTCTCCCTCAAAACACAGGACCCTACTCCGTTTCAgatgattttaattgttattGCGGTTGTTTCGACAACTCAATACACTCTCTGGCTGTTTACGAGGAATATTTGTTGGTAGGCAAATCTAAGGATTTGTTCGTGGTTTCTAAGGATGGATACAGGTCTATGAAAGTGCTATGCTCACCAGCTAAGGAGGAAATAACATATGGCAATACCAGGCACATTTCCTGTGCCCTTTTCCCAACTAGCAAAAATGACCCAAAAATAGTTCTTTCAAACAACTCAGACGAGTTGTTTTTTATTGACCCATTTAAAGGACAAGTAAAGTCGAAGCTGAACGCACAAATTGAAAACTCGACCTTGGAATATAGggataaaataacatcAATATCTGATTTCATGTCAAACCAGTCCAGCAGTTATTGTTACTATTCCTATCAACCTGAGTATCCAACCTACGAAACAACTGATTACACCAGTGCTCAATATCCTTCAGATTATAAGAACCAGGATCCAAGTTGTGAGCAGTACACTCCAAGTACTTCTAATGATTCACCATCACATGGGGATAAACCAGCGTTTAGTTTTAGGACCATCGCTGAAAAGTACGGCGATATTAGTTCAATCCCAGAATTCGTCCCCTCGAGTTATTCCTTTACTAGCTTAAGTAATCAAAATTCTTATGAGCAAAATAATCCTAATGGATATTACCCATCACAATCATTTGGTTATAAACCTGATAATTTCTGCACATATGGTACTGGATTTACCAGCAACAGAGTTCCTCCAACTAAAGCATTTGTTGAGAGGGCGAATGGCGCTATAACTTTGGAGTGTATCCTGAGTGAGATGAAGCCCTCAAATACTTTACAAAACGACTTCGTTGATTCGACGTGTATAGGAACATGTTCAGGAATTTTACATGTTGTTGACAACAGGATTAACAGGATAGTCTCCTCAGTCTCCTCACACAGTAACCCAGTTTACTCAATTTCAGCCTCTAACAACACCATAGCAACTACATCCTGCACTTTGCAACCCTTACCAAACCCATATTGGTACCCATACCAGTACAACGCCCAAAGCTCCTCTTGTTCAGGTTGTATGACTCTCTTTGACCCTGTACTCTGCCTCTATGACATAAGAATGATGAAGAGCTTTTCAATGATCTTTCACAGACCACTTTCGAGGGTTTTCATAGTCCCCAAAAGTGATAGGCTATTTGCGCTTTCACCTGACGGTAACATCTTTGACTTAAAAATCAGTACTCTCGAGTATAAAATGGCCCGAGAACAAACCATGAATTCCTGTTTGCAGTACGGTCTAGGAGTAGTTGGTAACTCAGCAGGTGATACCCTGGACGTATTCATGAGTGACTCGTCATACAATTTTGAGTCACTGAGATTTCCAAATGAGCTTAAGGAGGATTTCGGATTCAATCGTGAGAATCTACCCCGTAATTTGTCAGAAATCCCAATATCACAAAGTCGAGAATTCAACAACACACCCTTCGCCTCAATGGTTGGTACATTTGACGGGGATGTCGCACACATTTTTGTCCAAATGTTCTTTTTTCTCCCCAAACTGTCCTCAATCCAGTACCACATTTGTGAGCTTAGTAACTGTATAACTTGCCAAATTGGATTCGGACTTCATAATCTGCAGGTTTattatgataataataaggAAACTAGTAAAGATACGACCTCTGACAGTAAGATTAGGAAGTTTTCAAACAATCTCCTGTATGTAACTCAGCTTCAGGAACTCATGCTTATTGAGAACCAACCAACTCTGAAAACCCCAATACATCTATTTCTATGGGTACTTGAGAAGATGAGTACTGAGATGCACAACTACtataacaaaaataatcttaaGGTCACAACCAGCTTAATAAAGGACCTGTTTTCCTTTTCGAAGAAGACTTTTAGTAGATGTCTGAGCTACAATCACGTAAACGTGGTTGTTAATGTGGGAAACTACTGTGTGGACTATTATGAGATTACTGACACTCCCAAAAGTGACACGACTCAATCTGATAACATTTCAATGGACTTCTGTAAGGACTGTAACAAAGTAGTTGAGTGTATAGTTGACGTTGAGTACTTGAGCAGTCCCAACATCCTTATAATCGACTTCATTAACTACAGAGTCGAGAACATTCCCAGGGAAATGGATTTCAACGATCACAAATACACCCTCGAGTGCTTTTACTTCACACTACCACCAGAGAATCTGCACTATAGGTCCCTAGCATGTATTAAATTACCACCAAAATACAAG ACGGAGGAGTACAACTGGATTCTAATAAATGATGGAATTGTAATGTATGTAGATGACAATGACGACGTGTTCAACTTTACgaaaaattggaaaattCTCCTCTTTGCCATTTACACCAAGAACAGCACAGAACAAAGCGATGATGATAAGGATCATAACGAAAATTTTAACGGAATAGAAGAAATAATACCCTGCGCAAACGTAGAAAACAACATAATTTCAATTAAGAACAGATTAGTTCCACTGCCATGTCCCACCAAGAGTATCCCAGTTCCACCATATATTCTACTCTCTGAACACAACATTGCGCATAATCCTCTGGCTCATAATAAGATTAAGACGTTCACTCCTATTTCAATCCATGAGTTAAATTTGATCCAGGAGTCTAGTTTCATGTTTGCTCTCGATATTGAGTATGTTAAGACTGACCTGAAGAACACCCCAGTCAACGACACCTCTAATGAGAAATCATCATTCATACTTAACGAGGATgagaataattatttgtactCTCTAGCCAG GGTCACTGCCATCAGGGCAAATGACGATAATTTACATGGCATCCCGTTTTTGGACCACTACATTCTAAACAATAAACCGCCCAAGGATTATAACACGAG attttCTGGGATCCGCTCTGGTGATCTGGAGCTTAAATCTTCTCTGCACTGGCTGACAACTCAGAAGATGATATACTTAAAGTTAAGATATCTTATTGATAATGGCTGCAAGATTATCGGCCACGGTCTCGAGCAGGACCTTCggattttaaacatttgtGTCCCGAGTGAGAATGTGATTGACACCCTGGAGCTTTTCTGGATTCCTGGAAAGCGCTACATGTCTCTCCAGTTTCTATCGTACCATATTCTGAACCAGAAGATCCAGGTGTCCGAGCACAACTCCATTGAGGACGCCAAAACCTCACTTCACCTTTACAG GTTTTACTTGAACCACAAGGATAATATCAAGTCTATAATAAAGAACTTGTACGACGTCGGCTACAAGACGAACTGGAAGGTGGACTAA
- the sand gene encoding Trafficking protein Mon1 family protein, with translation MVFEVYGLTFAGKPLFSSRKESEVSLTFYGTISAIASKVSSLLSDYSEQDSLRYVTVGKLHFTYLERGPLCYFSISDNGYSPLMVYKILCVIHLQVVSILTRGVERILLKRPSYDVQNLLGGTQNIIDKLMDNMSGCLGLIEGYAYEALPLSQITRNLLTSYFTKFRTDNIICCFIVVSNRVAMVTMSKTMTLVPMDISTVINTLIASQSLQQQESWTPICLPSFNDQAFTYGYVNYIEPEIGIVCISTSGEQEQFYNISRHLEDSKRLMTESKCLDDLRSSLLATPLEFPSGGDLSCEILHLMFYSKKLGQFFSSSFKTSSIGNMTRYIISSYRSVVEFLYNSDYRKSALFSYEYLNVYVEYSNDYNIYLATVPWTEITTEFINKIVSYVNKHFNFLFITKIPQISKRD, from the exons ATGGTTTTCGAAGTTTATGGTCTCACGTTTGCCGGAAAACCTCTTTTTTCAAG TCGGAAGGAATCAGAGGTTTCTTTGACATTCTATG GAACTATCTCTGCTATCGCTTCTAAAGTCTCAAGCTTACTCTCAGACTATTCAGAACAAGATTCTTTACGCTATGTAACTGTTGGTAAATTACACTTTACATATCTTGAGAGAGGCCCTTTGTGCTACTTCTCAATATCAGATAACGGTTACTCACCTTTGATGGTCTACAAGATTCTGTGCGTTATTCATCTACAG GTTGTATCGATATTGACGAGAGGAGTTGAACGCATATTGTTAAAAAGGCCATCCTACGATGTCCAGAATTTACTAGGCGGAACCCAGAATATTATTGACAAGTTGATGGATAACATGAGTGGTTGCTTGGGACTAATTGAAGGTTATGCATATGAAGCACTTCCACTATCACAAATTACTCGGAACCTCTTAACttcatattttactaaattcAGAACCGATAACATAAT atgtTGTTTTATAGTAGTGTCAAACAGAGTAGCAATGGTTACCATGTCAAAGACTATGACTTTAGTCCCAATGG ATATTTCTACCGTTATCAATACACTAATCGCATCGCAATCGCTTCAACAGCAGGAAAGCTGGACACCTATATGTTTACCATCATTTAATGACCA AGCATTCACTTACGGATATGTGAATTATATTGAGCCAGAAATAGGCATTGTTTGTATATCAACATCGGGAGAGCAGGAGCagttttataatatttctaGGCATTTGGAGGATTCAAAACGTCTAATGACAGAGTCTAAATGCCTAGACGACTTGAGATCGTCACTACTTGCAACGCCTTTGGAGTTCCCCTCAGGGGGTGATTTATCATGTGAAATATTACACCTGATGTTTTATTCCAAGAAATTAGGCCAGTTCTTCTCCTCTTCATTTAAGACCAGTTCCATTGGAAATATGACTAGATATATAATCTCCTCATACAGATCAGTTGTTGAATTTCTGTACAACTCAGACTACAGAAAGTCTGCACTATTTTCATACGAA tatttaaatgtttatgTCGAGTACAGCAACgactataatatatacttgGCCACGGTTCCGTGGACAGAGATAACAACCGAGTTCATAAACAAAATCGTTTCATATGTTAACAAGCATTTTAACTTTCtatttattactaaaaTACCTCAGATATCCAAAAGGgactaa
- the ABCB25 gene encoding ABC transporter family protein, whose protein sequence is MYFPDKLYKCIKTYDNRLSIVFTNFYCGNLHYSGRFYHRNVKFIIKTDFKLHNYHTLNKTNGNSFIQNDFKTFGPQFKGLKPDYTSLLLPSTTLHLNRNLCRFFSSNLDKLPTRKYGISKIMKLLWPTDTRSKVRILFSMVFLLSAKLSLISVPLFLSSLINSIVKAPTDSFGIIPKLQMVGVSFPEMFIPYVYLFGFVFSKISSSLFNELRNSLFSTVTERSARENASKMFMNIHNLDVDFLIQSKSGEVSAVFSRGIRAISQILRITVFQVVPVILEFSLVTALLCYKVGPMIATITSLTVVLYLLFTTFVTKRRMIIRKEMADADRKASGLFLDSITNAEAVRYYNAQIKELERYSNQQMDYEKHSVDVQKSLAFLNFGQQFIFNCGLFLSLFLTLGDITKGLAQFDNFIIVNTLLFQIGVPLNMIGTMYREVKLSFIDLQKFLDLVGVKPKVYELPDAKDLALSQGKIEFKNVNYFYPSTETDPHIILDDFSLTIPPGKTVAIVGDSGSGKSTIFKLLFRFYDPNSGSILIDDQDIKNVTLKSLRNTLGIVPQDVVLFNESIAFNISYGKPDASLDDVMRAAKLAGIHDTIMSFPDGYDTIVGERGMMLSGGEKQRIGIARCFLKDPQILLFDEATSSLDFKAESQIIKTFKEMGSNKTTVMIAHRLSSMLIADEIVVFHKGKIVEMGTPVELWNKTGYFRQIVNSFNLKSKTDDTTR, encoded by the exons ATGTATTTCCCTGATAAGCTCTACAAGTGTATTAAAACATATGACAACAGACTCTCGATTGTTTTTACAAACTTTTATTGTGGAAATCTCCACTATTCTGGAAGATTTTACCATCGCAATgtgaaatttattattaaaactgattttaagttacacaattatcacactttaaataaaactaatgGGAATTCATTTATAcaaaatgattttaagaCATTTGGGCCACAATTTAAAGGACTCAAACCAGATTATACAAGTCTTCTACTGCCATCAACAACCTTACACTTAAATAGGAACCTATGTAGGTTTTTCTCATCAAACCTAGATAAGTTGCCTACAAGGAAATATGGAATATCTAAGATTATGAAACTGTTGTGGCCCACTGATACAAGATCAAAGGTGAGAATTCTGTTCAGTATGGTATTCTTGTTATCTGCAAAGCTGTCTCTAATATCAGTCCCACTGTTTCTATCCTCCCTAATTAACTCCATAGTAAAAGCCCCTACCGATTCTTTTGGAATAATACCTAAGCTTCAAATGGTTGGTGTATCTTTTCCCGAGATGTTCATTCCTTACGTGTATCTATTTGGTTTCGTATTTTCAAAGATTTCATCCTCGCTGTTTAACGAGCTCAGGAACTCACTGTTTAGCACAGTAACTGAACGCTCCGCAAGAGAAAACGCCTCTAAAATGTTCATGAACATACATAACCTGGATGTGGACTTTTTAATCCAGTCAAAGTCTGGTGAGGTGTCAGCGGTATTTTCTAGAGGAATAAGAGCAATTTCACAGATCTTGAGAATCACTGTTTTCCAAGTTGTTCCAGTAATTCTTGAATTTTCGCTAGTTACAGCATTGCTCTGTTACAAGGTTGGGCCTATGATTGCAACAATAACATCACTAACAGTTGTATTATACCTTTTATTCACTACTTTTGTTACTAAACGGAGGATGATAATCAGAAAAGAGATGGCTGATGCAGACAGAAAAGCATCTGGCTTATTCCTGGACTCCATTACCAACGCTGAAGCCGTTAGATACTATAACGCACAAATTAAGGAGCTGGAACGTTACTCAAATCAACAAATGGACTACGAGAAGCATTCAGTGGATGTCCAAAAAAGCCTAGCTTTCCTAAACTTTGGGCAACagtttattttcaactgTGGTTTGTTCCTATCGctttttttaacacttgGGGATATTACAAAGGGACTAGCCCAGTTCGATAACTTTATCATTGTTAACACTCTTCTGTTCCAAATCGGAGTCCCTCTTAACATGATCGGCACAATGTACCGGGAGGTTAAACTCAGTTTCATTGATTTGCAGAAGTTTCTAGACCTTGTGGGAGTGAAACCTAAGGTTTACGAACTACCTGATGCCAAGGATCTTGCTCTATCTCAGGGTAAAATAGAGTTCAAGAACGTTAACTACTTCTACCCGAGCACAGAAACCGACCCTCACATAATTCTTGACGACTTTTCATTAACAATCCCCCCAGGTAAAACTGTAGCAATTGTCGGAGATTCAGGCTCCGGTAAGAgcacaatttttaaattgttgTTCCGGTTCTATGACCCTAATTCTGGTTCAATTCTGATAGACGACCAGGATATAAAGAATGTAACCCTGAAGTCGTTGAG aaacaCTTTGGGAATCGTACCTCAGGACGTGGTTCTGTTTAATGAATCAATTGCCTTTAACATTTCATACGGAAAACCTGACGCCTCACTAGATGATGTTATG agaGCTGCCAAACTGGCTGGTATCCATGATACCATCATGAGTTTCCCTGATGGATACGATACGATCGTTGGTGAAAGAGGAATGATGTTAAGCGGAGGTGAGAAGCAGAGAATTGGAATCGCTCGttgttttttaaaagatCCTCAAATACTACTTTTCGATGAAGCCACAAGTTCACTAGACTTTAAGGCTGAGTCACAAATCataaag acaTTTAAAGAAATGGGCTCTAATAAAACCACAGTTATGATCGCACACAGATTGTCTTCAATGTTAATCGCTGATGAAATCGTTGTTTTCCACAAGGGgaaaattgttgaaatgGGAACGCCTGTTGAGCTTTGGAACAAGACTGGATATTTCAGACAAATTGtaaattcatttaatttaaagtcCAAAACTGATGATACAACAcgataa